The following are from one region of the Heptranchias perlo isolate sHepPer1 chromosome 11, sHepPer1.hap1, whole genome shotgun sequence genome:
- the LOC137327183 gene encoding MSL complex subunit 3-like isoform X2, producing MKNKGKKKRRCRLPGVDSVLKSLPVDEKEENDENSLSATSNDEVDDDDDDDDNDVDGTDEELLECEDDSEPEEIIEMKDDQETCSKKEMEEKTINIEIPEILKKKLEDDCYYINKRKKLVKLPCQTNIINILESYVKHFAINAAFSANERSRHHQSNSQIPMNPHYIPPEKNVELCKEMVDGLRITFDFTLPMILLYQYEHAQFKKVTSSKFFVPIKETLSHIRPQKEHSPSPPPLLNPSTPQSTDSQPLSGDSATPKRRKIDPESVQSLRRSTRHASGCDRLSESSASPQSKRRFYESAAQMPRLLLHLEKKTPVHSGSSSPVTLTPSKEGVAVFDGRRSNELNEVLSWKMMPDNYPLTEQPPAPSYIYGAQHLLRLFVKLPELLGKMQITDRNLKVLVKHLELFLRFLAEYQEDFFPESAYVAASEAYYCTKRPQAIY from the exons cATTAAGTGCTACTTCTAACGATGAGGTTGATGACGACGATGATGACGATGACAATGATGTAGATGGTACAGATGAAGAATTACTAGAGTGTGAAGATGACAGTGAACCAGAAGAGATAATAGAAATG AAGGATGATCAAGAGACTTGCTCTAAAaaggaaatggaagagaaaaCCATAAACATAGAAATTCCAGAAATTCTGAAGAAGAAACTAGAGGATGATTGCTATTATATCAACAAAAGGAAAAAG TTGGTGAAGCTGCCGTGCCAGACGAACATTATTAATATTTTGGAATCCTACGTGAAACATTTTGCAATTAATGCAgccttttcagccaatgaaagaTCTCGACATCATCAAAGTAACTCACAGATTCCAATGAATCCTCATTACATTCCACCTGAGAAAAA TGTTGAACTCTGTAAAGAAATGGTGGATGGTTTAAGAATTACGTTTGATTTTACACTGCCCATGATTTTGCTCTACCAGTATGAGCATGCTCAGTTCAAGAAGGTTACTTCATCTAAGTTCTTTGTTCCAATCAAGGAAACATTGTCACATATTAG aCCTCAAAAGGAACATTCACCaagtcctcctcctcttctgaacCCATCAACACCCCAATCCACAGACAGCCAGCCTTTGTCAGGAGACTCTGCAACACCAAAGCGACGAAAGATTGATCCTGAATCCGTTCAGTCATTGAGGCGATCTACACGGCATGCATCGGGATGTGACAGGCTGTCTGAAAGCAGCGCTTCCCCCCAGTCAAAGCGCCGGTTCTATGAATCTGCTGCCCAAATGCCCAGGTTACTTTTACACTTGGAGAAAA aaaCGCCTGTCCATAGTGGCTCTTCATCTCCTGTAACGCTAACACCTAGTAAAGAAGGGGTTGCAGTGTTCGATGGCAGAAGGAGTAATGAATTGAATGAG GTTTTGTCTTGGAAAATGATGCCAGATAATTATCCACTGACTGAACAGCCTCCTGCACCCTCGTATATCTATGGAGCTCAGCATCTTTTGCGACTATTTG TGAAGCTACCAGAGCTGTTGGGAAAGATGCAAATTACTGACAGGAATCTGAAGGTCTTAGTGAAGCACCTAGAGCTGTTCCTTAG GTTTTTGGCTGAATACCAAGAGGACTTTTTTCCAGAATCCGCTTATGTAGCTGCATCTGAAGCTTACTATTGTACCAAACGTCCTCAGGCTATCTACTGA